The following proteins are co-located in the Streptomyces sp. DT2A-34 genome:
- a CDS encoding cation-translocating P-type ATPase: MVLGLLTRTVTRPAAAAAGLVAAGPRLLARGAAPAVGAAAGAVAGTARAGVRGADSAARVLRVARNTLPLRPHPWRSGTRIHLALRPAAPDRVRREGGTERVARRVAAALLERPDVALAYWDGGLGRLVVTAVEESVSDRVVEKASEIAARHGLAQTDEAVEEIPHPADPAGVRAAAATLAADGIGIAAAFIGYWLRLPTTPRAVTALVTLARENPRFRGWLRARLGRTRMDLVLAVVNAAVHGAGRTPTALVLDGSLRSLQLADTVARAAAFDMVHDEICVPERCSVAGDHCPRPPLRTSPAQEYAAHAETGSLVGAVATLLVKHDGTEAAEAVLAGSPKAARYGPAAFHAVLSCALSRTGVLVRDPERLRQLEMADTIVLHPSALRTHGAGADPWAETVLDAARRAGLRVVMVDDPALADFTNLADQVVSDERSLSDVVNGLRADDGVVVTVARPGAGDEDVFDGLLAGDVAVALTDGDGALVWGADVLAPHGLADVWRLLRAVPAARGVGRRSQVLARSGAALSGLLVAIGQSERGRRTPWPGLRHTPVDVSAAWALLTGVRAALGVAVARAPHPRPRVAWHELEPTEVRDRLEHEHEAEPEPTLSEQVTDRARKTISALGEKRALAPVSGPLRLARAVRGELDDPLTPVLAVGSAAEAILGSVVDALLVVGALDLNALVGGIQRMRAERALSGLLAKQKRKARVTTDEPEPEPHLVDAAKLRPGDLIELRADDVVPADARLVWTDGLEVDESALTGESLAADKGTDPTPDAAVPDRRCMVFEGTTVVAGQARAVVVDTGDRTEAARAVALASRKPPSAGVQARLRELTDKALPLTLAGGAGVTALSLLRGTPIRRAVSGGVAVAVAAVPEGLPLVATVAQLAAARRLSRRGVLVRAPRTLEALGRMDTICFDKTGTLTENRLRLVRVTDADGTVRKPDEADATLRVAARACPQLNGGSDRPVHATDEAVLDAAGPDPEWTQTEGLPFEAGRGYAAAVGRAEDGRPVLVVKGAPETVLPACAGLPSSATETAQKLAGDGLRVLAVARRPLGEAADVLEQPLQELEFTGLLALADVARDTSPALVEGLRKAGVRPVMLTGDHPQTARAIAADLGWPEDTGVVTGDELASADREERARLLRDMGVVARVAPEQKLQVIEALRDAGRVVGMVGDGANDAAAIRAADIGVGISARGSAAARNAADLVLTDGDLTVLIEAVAEGRALWHSVADAIAILIGGNAGEVGFGLLGTLLSGASPLSTRQMLLVNLFTDLFPAMAVAVTPKEEGSEPGGDGHAAPEGTEPGQRDPATPEGTEPLGTSLLGAPLIRKIRHRALTTTMGATSAWLIGRFTPGTARRSTTMALCAVVGTQLAQTLADRRGSPLVQATALGSAAALFVLVETPGLSNLFGCTPLGPLAWTGVAASIALAVTGQRAVPYLERAFMQHLPTG; encoded by the coding sequence ATGGTTCTGGGACTCCTCACACGCACAGTCACACGTCCGGCGGCCGCCGCGGCCGGACTGGTCGCGGCCGGCCCCCGGCTGCTCGCCAGAGGAGCCGCCCCCGCGGTGGGAGCCGCCGCGGGGGCCGTGGCAGGGACCGCCCGGGCAGGCGTACGGGGCGCCGACTCCGCGGCGCGGGTCCTGCGGGTCGCCCGCAACACGCTGCCCTTGCGCCCGCACCCCTGGAGGTCCGGCACCCGGATCCACCTCGCACTGCGGCCCGCGGCACCGGACCGCGTACGGCGGGAGGGCGGGACGGAACGCGTGGCGCGCCGGGTCGCCGCAGCGCTGCTGGAGCGGCCCGACGTGGCTCTCGCCTACTGGGACGGCGGCCTTGGCCGACTGGTGGTGACCGCCGTCGAGGAGTCCGTCAGCGACCGAGTGGTGGAGAAGGCGTCCGAGATCGCGGCCCGGCACGGCCTGGCCCAGACGGACGAGGCGGTGGAGGAGATCCCGCACCCGGCCGACCCCGCCGGAGTGCGGGCGGCCGCCGCGACACTCGCCGCCGACGGCATCGGCATCGCGGCCGCGTTCATCGGATACTGGCTGCGCCTGCCGACCACGCCAAGGGCGGTGACCGCGCTGGTGACGCTGGCGCGGGAGAACCCGCGCTTCCGCGGCTGGCTGCGCGCGCGGCTCGGCCGCACGCGCATGGATCTGGTGCTGGCCGTCGTGAACGCGGCCGTCCACGGCGCCGGCCGGACCCCGACCGCGCTGGTGCTGGACGGTTCGCTGCGCTCCCTGCAACTGGCGGACACGGTGGCGCGCGCGGCCGCGTTCGACATGGTCCACGACGAGATCTGTGTGCCCGAGCGGTGCAGCGTGGCCGGGGATCACTGCCCGCGCCCGCCGCTGCGCACCTCCCCGGCCCAGGAGTACGCGGCGCACGCCGAGACCGGCAGCCTCGTGGGCGCCGTGGCCACGCTGCTGGTCAAGCACGACGGCACCGAGGCGGCCGAGGCCGTGCTCGCGGGCTCCCCCAAGGCCGCCCGCTACGGGCCCGCCGCCTTCCACGCCGTACTGAGCTGCGCGCTGTCCCGTACGGGCGTCCTGGTGCGGGACCCCGAGCGGCTGCGGCAGCTGGAGATGGCCGACACGATCGTGCTGCACCCGAGCGCGTTGCGGACCCACGGAGCAGGGGCGGACCCCTGGGCGGAGACCGTGCTGGACGCGGCCCGGCGGGCGGGCCTGCGCGTCGTGATGGTGGACGACCCCGCCCTGGCCGATTTCACGAACCTCGCCGACCAGGTGGTGAGCGACGAGCGGTCGCTGAGCGATGTGGTGAACGGGTTGCGCGCCGACGACGGCGTGGTCGTCACGGTCGCCCGGCCGGGGGCGGGCGACGAGGACGTGTTCGACGGGCTGCTCGCCGGCGATGTGGCCGTCGCCCTCACCGACGGCGACGGTGCCCTCGTCTGGGGGGCGGACGTGCTGGCCCCGCACGGACTGGCCGACGTGTGGCGGCTGCTGCGGGCGGTCCCCGCCGCTCGCGGGGTCGGTCGCAGGTCGCAGGTCCTGGCGCGGTCCGGGGCCGCCCTGTCCGGGCTCCTGGTGGCCATCGGCCAGTCCGAGCGTGGCCGCCGTACGCCCTGGCCCGGGCTCCGTCACACACCGGTGGACGTGAGCGCGGCATGGGCCCTGCTGACCGGCGTGCGAGCGGCCCTGGGCGTGGCGGTGGCCCGGGCCCCGCACCCCCGTCCGCGCGTGGCCTGGCACGAACTGGAGCCCACCGAGGTCCGCGACCGGCTGGAGCACGAACACGAGGCAGAGCCGGAGCCGACCCTGTCCGAGCAGGTCACCGACCGTGCGCGCAAGACGATCAGCGCGCTGGGCGAGAAGCGCGCGCTGGCACCGGTGAGCGGGCCGCTGCGGCTCGCCCGGGCCGTACGTGGCGAACTCGACGACCCCCTCACCCCGGTGCTGGCCGTCGGCTCGGCAGCCGAGGCGATCCTCGGCTCCGTCGTGGACGCCCTGCTGGTCGTCGGCGCGCTCGACCTGAACGCGCTGGTCGGCGGTATTCAGCGGATGCGGGCAGAGCGGGCACTGTCCGGGCTGCTGGCGAAGCAGAAGCGGAAGGCACGCGTCACGACCGACGAACCGGAGCCCGAGCCGCACCTCGTGGACGCCGCCAAGCTGCGTCCGGGCGACCTGATCGAGCTCCGGGCAGACGACGTGGTGCCCGCCGACGCCCGTCTGGTGTGGACGGACGGCCTGGAGGTGGACGAATCCGCGCTCACCGGGGAGTCCCTGGCCGCCGACAAGGGGACCGACCCGACGCCGGACGCGGCCGTGCCGGACCGCCGCTGCATGGTGTTCGAGGGTACGACCGTGGTGGCCGGGCAAGCCCGGGCCGTCGTGGTGGACACCGGGGACCGGACGGAGGCCGCCCGGGCCGTGGCCCTCGCCTCCCGCAAGCCGCCGTCCGCCGGAGTACAGGCCAGGCTGCGGGAACTCACCGACAAGGCCCTGCCGTTGACCCTTGCGGGCGGCGCCGGGGTGACAGCCCTGTCGCTGCTGCGCGGCACGCCGATCCGCCGTGCGGTGAGCGGCGGCGTGGCGGTGGCCGTGGCCGCCGTCCCCGAGGGGCTGCCGCTGGTGGCGACCGTGGCACAGCTGGCGGCCGCCCGCAGGCTGAGCCGTCGTGGAGTCCTCGTCCGGGCGCCGCGCACCCTGGAGGCGCTCGGCCGGATGGACACCATCTGCTTCGACAAGACCGGCACCCTCACCGAGAACCGGCTGCGCCTGGTGCGCGTGACCGACGCCGACGGCACGGTCCGCAAGCCGGACGAGGCCGATGCCACCCTGCGGGTCGCGGCCCGCGCCTGCCCGCAGCTCAACGGCGGCTCCGACCGGCCCGTGCACGCCACCGACGAGGCCGTCCTCGACGCGGCGGGCCCCGACCCGGAGTGGACCCAGACCGAGGGACTGCCCTTCGAGGCCGGCCGGGGCTACGCCGCCGCCGTCGGCCGGGCCGAGGACGGCCGCCCGGTACTCGTGGTCAAGGGCGCCCCCGAGACGGTGCTGCCCGCCTGCGCCGGCCTGCCCTCGTCGGCCACGGAGACGGCGCAGAAGCTGGCCGGCGACGGGCTGCGCGTCCTCGCGGTGGCCCGGCGCCCCCTGGGCGAGGCGGCGGACGTCCTGGAACAGCCCCTGCAGGAGCTGGAGTTCACCGGCCTGCTCGCCCTCGCCGACGTCGCGCGCGACACGTCCCCGGCCCTCGTCGAGGGCCTGCGCAAGGCAGGCGTACGACCCGTCATGCTGACCGGCGACCACCCGCAGACCGCCCGCGCGATCGCCGCGGACCTGGGCTGGCCCGAGGACACCGGCGTGGTCACGGGCGACGAGCTGGCGTCCGCGGACCGGGAGGAACGCGCCCGGTTGCTGCGTGACATGGGTGTGGTGGCCCGGGTCGCCCCTGAGCAGAAGCTCCAGGTCATCGAGGCACTCCGGGACGCCGGCCGGGTGGTCGGCATGGTCGGCGACGGTGCCAACGACGCCGCGGCCATCCGGGCCGCCGACATCGGCGTCGGCATCAGCGCCCGCGGCTCCGCGGCCGCCCGCAACGCGGCCGACCTCGTCCTCACCGACGGCGACCTCACGGTCCTCATCGAGGCCGTCGCCGAGGGCCGGGCCCTGTGGCACAGCGTCGCCGACGCCATCGCCATCCTGATCGGCGGCAACGCGGGCGAGGTCGGCTTCGGCCTCCTCGGCACCCTCCTGTCGGGCGCGTCGCCCCTGTCCACCCGCCAGATGCTGCTGGTCAACCTGTTCACGGACCTGTTCCCGGCCATGGCGGTGGCGGTGACGCCGAAGGAAGAGGGCAGCGAGCCGGGCGGGGACGGTCACGCCGCCCCCGAGGGCACCGAGCCCGGCCAACGCGACCCCGCCACTCCCGAAGGCACCGAACCCCTCGGCACCTCCCTCCTCGGCGCACCCCTGATCCGCAAGATCCGGCACCGCGCCCTGACCACCACCATGGGCGCCACGTCCGCCTGGCTGATCGGCCGCTTCACCCCCGGCACCGCCCGCCGCTCGACCACGATGGCCCTGTGCGCGGTGGTCGGCACGCAGCTCGCCCAGACCCTGGCCGACCGCCGGGGCAGCCCGCTGGTCCAAGCCACCGCCCTCGGCTCCGCGGCCGCCCTCTTCGTCCTGGTCGAGACGCCCGGCCTCAGCAACCTGTTCGGCTGCACGCCCCTCGGTCCCCTCGCCTGGACGGGCGTCGCAGCCTCGATCGCGCTCGCGGTGACGGGCCAGCGGGCCGTGCCGTACCTGGAACGGGCCTTCATGCAGCATCTGCCAACGGGATGA
- a CDS encoding NADH:flavin oxidoreductase/NADH oxidase, translated as MSALFETYTLRDVTIPNRVWMPPMCQYSAAPQGPGMGVPNDWHFAHYAARAAGGTGLIIVEATGVSPEGRISPYDLGIWNDTQVEAFRRITGFLVSQGTVPAIQLAHAGRKASTDQPWRGGAPVGPDAHGWQPVAPSAIPFADGHPVPTELTVAGIQDVVGQFADAARRALAAGFEVAEIHGAHGYLINEFLSPYSNHRTDEYGGSYENRTRFALQVVDAVREVWPDDKPLFFRISATDWLDEDGWTADDTVRFAADLQAHGIDLLDVSTGGNASGARIPVGPGYQVPFAARVKAETTLPVAAVGLITEAEQAEKILANGEADAVLLGRELLRSPSWARHAARELGGDVHVPDQYHRSV; from the coding sequence GTGAGTGCGCTCTTCGAGACCTACACCCTGCGCGACGTGACGATCCCGAACCGGGTGTGGATGCCGCCGATGTGCCAGTACTCGGCCGCACCGCAGGGACCCGGCATGGGCGTCCCCAACGACTGGCACTTCGCGCACTACGCGGCCCGCGCGGCCGGCGGCACCGGGCTGATCATCGTCGAGGCCACGGGGGTGAGCCCCGAGGGCCGGATCTCCCCGTACGACCTGGGCATCTGGAACGACACCCAGGTCGAGGCGTTCCGCCGGATCACGGGGTTCCTGGTGTCGCAGGGCACCGTGCCGGCGATCCAGCTGGCCCATGCCGGCCGCAAGGCATCCACCGACCAGCCCTGGCGGGGCGGTGCGCCGGTGGGGCCGGACGCGCACGGATGGCAGCCGGTGGCGCCGAGCGCGATCCCGTTCGCCGACGGGCACCCGGTGCCCACCGAGCTGACGGTCGCCGGTATCCAGGACGTCGTGGGGCAGTTCGCGGACGCCGCGCGCCGTGCCCTCGCCGCCGGATTCGAGGTCGCCGAGATCCACGGCGCCCACGGCTACCTGATCAACGAGTTCCTCTCCCCCTACTCCAACCACCGCACCGACGAGTACGGCGGCTCGTACGAGAACCGCACCCGTTTCGCGCTCCAGGTCGTGGACGCCGTACGGGAGGTGTGGCCGGACGACAAGCCGCTGTTCTTCCGTATCTCGGCGACCGACTGGCTGGACGAGGACGGCTGGACCGCCGACGACACGGTCCGCTTCGCCGCCGACCTCCAGGCCCATGGCATCGACCTGCTCGACGTCTCGACCGGCGGCAACGCCTCCGGCGCCCGCATCCCCGTCGGCCCTGGCTACCAGGTGCCGTTCGCCGCGCGGGTGAAGGCCGAGACGACGTTGCCGGTCGCCGCGGTGGGGCTGATCACCGAGGCCGAGCAGGCGGAGAAGATCCTCGCCAACGGGGAGGCGGACGCGGTGCTGCTCGGCCGGGAGTTGCTGCGCAGTCCGTCGTGGGCCCGGCACGCGGCGCGGGAGCTGGGCGGGGATGTGCACGTGCCGGATCAGTACCATCGGTCCGTTTGA
- a CDS encoding helix-turn-helix transcriptional regulator: protein MTSPAVSSRDLPHPAREEIRLEGVLHALSDPMRLQIVRELAAVGDELSCSHFDLPVTKSTTTHHFRVLRESGVLQQVYRGTAKMNGLRKDDLDGLFPGLLDCLLDAAARQAVRLGGA, encoded by the coding sequence GTGACCAGCCCCGCTGTGAGCAGCCGAGACCTCCCGCACCCCGCGCGCGAGGAGATCCGTCTGGAAGGCGTGCTGCACGCGCTCTCCGACCCCATGCGCCTGCAGATCGTGCGAGAGCTCGCCGCCGTCGGCGACGAGCTCTCCTGTTCGCACTTCGATCTGCCCGTGACCAAGTCGACCACCACGCATCACTTCAGGGTGCTGCGCGAGAGCGGTGTGCTCCAGCAGGTCTACCGGGGCACGGCCAAGATGAACGGCCTGCGCAAGGACGACCTAGACGGCCTCTTCCCGGGACTTCTCGACTGCCTTCTCGACGCCGCCGCCCGACAGGCCGTCCGCCTCGGCGGCGCCTGA
- a CDS encoding nucleobase:cation symporter-2 family protein → MTATAPAHPVDEIPPKRQLAAFGLQHVLAMYAGAVAVPLIVGGAMKLPPADLAYLITADLLVCGIATLIQCIGFWRFGVRLPIMQGCTFAAVSPMVLIGTTGGGLPAIYGSVIVAGLAIVLLAPVFGKLLRFFPPLVTGTVILIIGLSLLPVAGNWAAGGVGSPDFGEPKNLALAAFVLAVVLGVQRFAPEFLSRVAVLIGIAVGLAVAVPFGFTDFGGVGDADWVGISTPFHFGAPTFEFSAIVSMLVVALVTMTETTGDLIAVGEMTDRKVEPRSLSDGLRADGLSTVLGGVFNTFPYTAYAQNVGLVGMTRVRSRWVVATAGAILVLLGLLPKLGAVVAAIPAPVLGGAGLVMFGTVAASGLRTLAEVDFKGNNNLTVVAVSVAMGVLPVGVPTVYAKFPDWFQTVMNSGISAGCLTAIVLNLLFNHLPTKAGSKAGPKAGSGAAEADGLSGGGVEKAVEKSREEAV, encoded by the coding sequence ATGACAGCAACCGCACCCGCGCACCCCGTCGACGAGATCCCGCCCAAACGCCAGTTGGCCGCCTTCGGCCTCCAACACGTCCTCGCGATGTACGCCGGCGCCGTGGCCGTCCCCCTCATCGTCGGCGGCGCGATGAAACTCCCGCCCGCCGACCTGGCGTATCTGATCACCGCCGACCTGCTGGTGTGCGGCATAGCGACCCTCATCCAGTGCATCGGCTTCTGGCGTTTCGGCGTGCGGCTGCCGATCATGCAGGGCTGCACGTTCGCCGCCGTGTCGCCCATGGTGCTGATCGGTACGACGGGCGGCGGACTGCCCGCGATCTACGGCTCGGTGATCGTCGCGGGGCTCGCGATCGTGCTGCTGGCGCCGGTCTTCGGGAAGCTGCTCCGCTTCTTCCCACCCCTCGTCACCGGCACCGTGATCCTGATCATCGGCCTCTCGCTGCTGCCGGTCGCGGGCAACTGGGCCGCCGGCGGCGTCGGTTCACCCGACTTCGGGGAGCCGAAGAACCTCGCGCTGGCCGCGTTCGTGCTCGCGGTGGTGCTCGGTGTGCAGCGGTTCGCGCCGGAGTTCCTGAGCCGGGTCGCCGTGCTGATCGGCATCGCGGTCGGGCTCGCGGTGGCGGTGCCGTTCGGGTTCACGGACTTCGGCGGGGTCGGGGACGCGGACTGGGTCGGGATCAGCACGCCGTTCCACTTCGGGGCGCCCACCTTCGAGTTCTCGGCGATCGTGTCGATGCTGGTGGTGGCGCTGGTGACGATGACCGAGACGACCGGTGACCTGATCGCCGTCGGGGAGATGACGGACCGCAAGGTCGAGCCGCGCTCCCTCTCGGACGGTCTGCGCGCCGACGGTCTGTCGACCGTGCTGGGCGGCGTCTTCAACACCTTCCCGTACACGGCGTACGCGCAGAACGTGGGGCTCGTCGGGATGACGCGCGTGCGCAGCCGTTGGGTGGTCGCGACCGCGGGCGCCATCCTCGTCCTGCTCGGCCTGCTGCCGAAGCTGGGGGCGGTGGTGGCGGCGATACCGGCGCCGGTGCTGGGCGGGGCGGGTCTCGTGATGTTCGGGACAGTGGCGGCGAGCGGGCTCAGGACCCTCGCCGAGGTGGACTTCAAGGGCAACAACAACCTGACGGTGGTGGCCGTTTCCGTGGCCATGGGGGTGCTGCCGGTCGGTGTGCCGACGGTCTACGCGAAGTTCCCGGACTGGTTCCAGACGGTGATGAACAGCGGGATCAGCGCGGGCTGCCTGACGGCGATCGTGCTGAACCTGCTCTTCAACCACCTGCCCACGAAGGCCGGTTCAAAGGCCGGCCCGAAGGCCGGTTCAGGCGCCGCCGAGGCGGACGGCCTGTCGGGCGGCGGCGTCGAGAAGGCAGTCGAGAAGTCCCGGGAAGAGGCCGTCTAG
- a CDS encoding FAD-dependent oxidoreductase, translating to MLRVAVVGSGPSGCYTAQGLVQQDPDVLVDVLDRLPCPYGLVRYGVAPDHEKIKSLQNNLRTVLEHERVRFLGGIQVGPGGVPIDRLRELYHAVVYCVGAATDRHLGIPGEDLPGSWSATEFVSWYSAHPDAVDDGFVLGARSAVVIGVGNVAVDVTRMLARGPAELSPTDMPQAALTALAASRVTDISMVGRRGPSQARFTTKELRELGTLPDTEVTVDPAELALDPAYADPSGLPAPQRRNVEVLRGWAEAPARDTGHHIRLRFFLRPVEVLADEGRVGAVRFERTAPDGQGGVTGTGRYEDIEAQLVLRSVGYRGVPLEGLPFDPATGTVPHLAGRVLREGAVAPGEYVAGWIKRGPTGVIGTNRPCAKETVTSLLEDASALVRKEVPEDTLTALRAEGIEPVEWAGWCAIERAEAELGASLGRGVVKLPDWRSLMNAAHGNAL from the coding sequence GTGCTGCGTGTCGCCGTCGTCGGTTCCGGCCCGAGCGGGTGCTACACCGCTCAGGGCCTCGTACAGCAGGATCCGGACGTGCTCGTCGACGTCCTGGACCGGCTGCCGTGCCCGTACGGCCTGGTGCGGTACGGGGTGGCACCGGACCACGAGAAGATCAAGTCCCTCCAGAACAACCTGCGCACGGTCCTGGAGCACGAGCGGGTGCGCTTCCTCGGCGGCATCCAGGTCGGACCCGGCGGGGTGCCGATCGACCGGCTGCGGGAGCTGTACCACGCGGTCGTGTACTGCGTGGGCGCCGCGACCGACCGGCACCTCGGGATTCCCGGCGAGGACCTGCCGGGCAGCTGGTCGGCGACCGAGTTCGTGTCCTGGTACAGCGCCCATCCGGACGCCGTCGACGACGGGTTCGTCCTCGGCGCGCGCTCGGCGGTCGTCATCGGCGTCGGGAACGTCGCGGTGGACGTCACGCGGATGCTGGCGCGGGGCCCGGCGGAGCTGAGCCCCACCGACATGCCGCAGGCGGCGCTCACCGCCCTCGCCGCGAGCCGGGTGACGGACATCAGCATGGTGGGGCGGCGCGGCCCCTCGCAGGCCCGCTTCACCACCAAGGAGCTGCGGGAGCTGGGCACCCTGCCCGACACGGAAGTGACCGTGGATCCGGCGGAGCTGGCGCTGGATCCGGCGTACGCCGACCCCTCCGGCCTGCCCGCCCCGCAGCGCCGCAACGTGGAGGTGCTGCGCGGCTGGGCCGAGGCCCCGGCACGGGATACCGGCCACCACATCCGGCTGCGCTTCTTCCTGCGCCCCGTCGAAGTCCTCGCCGACGAGGGTCGCGTGGGCGCGGTGCGCTTCGAGCGGACGGCGCCCGACGGGCAGGGGGGCGTGACGGGCACGGGCCGGTACGAGGACATCGAGGCGCAACTGGTGCTGCGTTCGGTGGGCTATCGCGGGGTGCCCCTCGAAGGCCTCCCGTTCGACCCGGCGACCGGCACGGTGCCGCATCTCGCCGGACGCGTACTGCGCGAGGGCGCGGTGGCGCCGGGCGAGTACGTGGCCGGCTGGATCAAGCGGGGCCCCACGGGCGTCATCGGCACCAACCGTCCGTGCGCGAAGGAGACGGTGACGTCGCTGCTGGAGGACGCCTCCGCGCTCGTACGGAAGGAAGTGCCCGAGGACACGCTCACGGCCCTGCGCGCCGAGGGCATCGAGCCGGTCGAGTGGGCGGGCTGGTGCGCCATCGAGCGGGCGGAGGCGGAGCTCGGGGCTTCGCTGGGCAGGGGTGTGGTGAAGCTCCCGGACTGGCGGTCACTGATGAACGCCGCCCACGGGAACGCCCTCTAG
- a CDS encoding DUF6214 family protein codes for MSVWPAWEVRDDAGATAWFGVRLEFGDGARVEALAVVCEGCVSIEDVRAEPALSLDDLTSLADWIEAPLFDAVGIGAEPDREDLGPNPDRTLWPGGVEGQWLVAQKYRAAQEEGADPVLAVMSATGHGRRKSLRLIGQARDAGFLTRRRARR; via the coding sequence GTGTCCGTGTGGCCCGCGTGGGAAGTGCGGGACGACGCCGGAGCCACGGCGTGGTTCGGGGTCCGGCTGGAGTTCGGTGACGGCGCCCGGGTCGAGGCACTCGCCGTGGTGTGCGAGGGGTGCGTCTCCATCGAGGACGTACGGGCCGAGCCGGCGCTGTCCCTCGATGACCTGACGTCGCTCGCCGACTGGATCGAGGCTCCGCTCTTCGACGCGGTCGGGATCGGCGCCGAACCCGACCGGGAGGACCTCGGGCCGAACCCGGACCGGACGCTCTGGCCGGGGGGTGTCGAGGGGCAGTGGCTCGTCGCGCAGAAATATCGCGCGGCCCAGGAGGAGGGCGCCGACCCCGTCCTCGCGGTGATGAGCGCGACGGGACACGGCCGCCGCAAGTCACTCAGACTGATCGGCCAGGCACGCGACGCGGGCTTTCTGACCCGGCGCCGGGCGCGCCGCTGA
- a CDS encoding DUF305 domain-containing protein produces MRISIGGNEDVTQTLLRQGPLATATLAALTVLVLGGCDSGSDRKSATEGGPSVIVPGKPGESNRMLSAEEAARQRAEDDSPNSADVAYARMMIEHHTQALKMTELAPDRAESAKVRKLAERIAAAQGPEITAMKGWLTNHGKAAKAEKSDGHEHTSMPGMATEAQLAKLRAARGTAFDQLFLTLMITHHEGAITMATDVKGQGNNIEVEEMADEVVAQQTSEITRMRDML; encoded by the coding sequence ATGCGCATATCAATAGGGGGCAATGAAGATGTAACGCAGACGCTGTTGCGCCAAGGGCCCCTCGCCACAGCCACGTTGGCCGCCCTGACCGTGCTCGTGCTCGGCGGCTGCGACTCCGGCTCCGACCGCAAGTCCGCCACGGAAGGCGGGCCTTCGGTGATCGTGCCGGGCAAGCCCGGCGAGTCGAACCGGATGCTCTCCGCCGAGGAGGCCGCACGGCAGCGCGCCGAGGACGACTCCCCCAACTCGGCGGACGTCGCCTACGCGCGGATGATGATCGAGCATCACACCCAGGCCCTGAAGATGACCGAACTCGCCCCGGACCGGGCCGAGTCGGCGAAGGTCAGGAAACTCGCCGAGCGGATCGCCGCCGCGCAGGGCCCGGAGATCACCGCCATGAAGGGCTGGCTGACGAACCACGGCAAGGCCGCGAAGGCCGAGAAGAGCGACGGCCACGAGCACACCTCGATGCCCGGCATGGCGACCGAGGCACAGCTCGCGAAGCTGCGCGCCGCGCGTGGGACGGCGTTCGACCAGCTCTTCCTCACCCTGATGATCACTCATCACGAAGGCGCGATCACCATGGCCACGGACGTGAAGGGGCAGGGCAACAACATCGAGGTCGAGGAGATGGCCGACGAGGTGGTCGCTCAGCAGACGAGCGAGATCACGCGGATGCGGGACATGCTCTGA